CAACGCACTGGCCAGTTCTGGCAGCGGGAAAGCTACGACCACCTGGTGCGTGATGCTGCCGAAATGGAACGGGTAATAAGCTACGTGCTGGAAAACCCCGTAAAAGCAGGCTTAGTAGATGACTGGCAAATCTGGCCCCATTCGTACTGGAAGGAAGAGTAGCGCAAAAATAGTAGCGCGAAGCTCCGGCTTCGCGTACGAGCAACGCGAGTTCCAGGCGTAGGCTGACGCGTGGTTACTCGCTGCACTCGTACGCGAAGCCGGAGCTTCGCGCTACTATCTTAATTGATCTAACTCGGCCTTATATCTCCGCCAGCATTTCCCAACGGTCGTTCAACTGGGCCAGCTCTTTCTTCACCTGCTCAAACTTGAGCGTGGTGTCTTTCAGTTGGGAGGCGTTCTGGTAAATCTGGGGGTCGGCTAGCTGGGCTTCGTACTGGGCCAGCTCTTTTTCCCGCTCCTCAATTTTCTTTTCTACCTCGGCCAGCTCGCGCAGGGCTTTTTTCTGGTCGGGCGAGGGAGTTTTGGCGGGGCCGGCGTCGGCTTTGGGCGTGGGCTTGGGGGCGGCTTTGGGTGCCGGTGCATTCAGCGCCGCCTTTTTGGCTGCTTTTTCGCGGTCTTCCATCCACTGCTCCCACTCGGCGTAGGTGCCGGGGTATTCCTTCAGCTGGAAATCCTCGATGTACCAGATTTTGTTGGCCACGTTCTCCACAAAGAAACGGTCGTGGCTAATGACGATGTAGGTGCCCTGATACTGGTACAGGGCCTGGATCAGGATGTTCACCGACTGCATGTCCAAGTGGTTGGTCGGTTCGTCCAGCAGCAGGAAGTTGGCTTCCGAAATCAGGGTTTTGGCCAGGGCCACGCGGCTTTTCTCGCCGCCGGATAGCACCTTGATTTTCTTGTATACCTCGTCGCCGGTGAACAGGAAGGAGCCCAGCACCGAGCGCAACTCCATTTCGGAGCGCTTGGAGCCGGCTTCCACCATTTCCTGCAGAATCTCATTATCGATGCGCAGGCTTTCCAGCTGGTGCTGGGCGTAGAACGACATGATGACGTTGTGGCCCAGCTGGTGGTTGCCGTTGGTGGGCGCCTCCGAGCCGGCCACCAGCCGCATCAGAGTAGATTTACCCTTACCATTGGCGCCGATGAGGGCAATTTTGTCGCCCCGCTCAATGTGCACGTGCGTATCGCGGAAGATGATTTTCTCGCCGTACTTCTTGCTCACGTGCTCCATGCGCAGAATGTGGCGGCCGGGCGTGACGGTGAAGTTGAACTTGATGTTCACCTTGGCGTCGTCGCCGGCCACGTCCTCAATGCGCTCCAGCTTGTCTAGGGCCTTCACGCGGCTCTGGGCCTGCTTGGCTTTGGAGGCTTTGGCTTTAAAACGCTCAATAAACCGCTCGGCCTGCTTAATCTGGGCCTGCTGGTTTTCAAAAGCGCCTTTCTGAATGGCGTTGCGCTCCTCCTTTTCTTCCAGGTAGAAGCTATAGTTGCCGGCGTAGGGCACCAGCTTGCCGCCCGTTACCTCCACCGTGGTGTTGGTGGTGCGGTCCAGGAATTCCCGGTCGTGCGATACAATGATAACGGCGCCTTCGTAGCCGGCCAGGTAGTTTTCAATCCACTTAATGGAGGGCAAGTCCAGGTGGTTGGTTGGTTCGTCGAGGAGCAGCAAAGAGGGTTGCTGGAGCAGGATTTTAGCCAGCATTACGCGCATGCGCCAGCCGCCGGAGAACAGCTTCAGGGGTTTCTGCAGCTCCTCGGTGGTAAAGCCCAGACCTTCCAGAATTTCTTCGGTGCGGGCCTGCATGGTGTAGCCGCCCAGCGCCTCAAAACGCTCCTGCAGCGCGGCCAGCTTGTCTACCAGGTCGTCGGTGTAGTTGTTTTCAAACTCCAGCAGCACCTCATCAATCTTCTTCTGCACGTCCAGCGCCTCGGCGAAGGCCTGCATGGCCACAATCAGGATGGGCTCGTGCGAGTCGTAGGAAAGCAAATCCTGGTTCAGGAAGCCCAGGCTCACGTCCTTGCTCATGGAAATGCTGCCGCCGTCGGGCTTGTACTCGCCCACCAGAATGCGCAGCAGCGTAGATTTACCCCGGCCGTTCAGCCCAATGAGGCCAATCTTATCCTTGGGCTTAATATGAAGGCTGGCCTTGTCGTACAGAGTACGCGAGCCAAAGTGAAAATCGAGGTCAGAAATGGAAATCATCTACTTTGCGAGGTATCAGGCCGCAAAGGTACGGGTTTGTAGATTGAAGCAACTAGGCTAACTTTGGCTACTGTTTAATCGTCATGCAATAACCTATGTGGACTCTTATTGAGGGAATATGTATTGGGTTTCTAAATATCCCACCTCTCATGAAATATTTAGTAGCTCCTAGTATATTTTCTACCTTAGATGTAATACTAGTATATATAACTGCTTATTTCTCTCGAAAAAAACAGTTCAAGCAGGCAACTGCATTAGCCTTATCTGAGAACATGAATGAAGGAGAATTTGATGATCTTTTGAATCAATATATTACCCCAAGCCCCCCTTTTGGCATTGCAGTTATTATGTTTGTAAGACAATATATAACTATTTCTGTTTTAGGCTTCATAATAAGCATCATTAAAAGCTATTTTTTTAGTTAAATCGTCTTATTAACAAAATTCGGTCGATAGCCTGTATTCCTAACACTGTGGATATTGAGTTAGGCACGCGTTATGAAAACGCAACTTTGTTTATAGTTTTTCATGTATAAATACCTCCTGCCGCTCCCCCTCCTACTCACCTTCGCCAGCTGCCGTTCTACAGAACAGGAATCAGACAATGGCGGCACTACGGAAACCGTACCCGCCGCCGTGAAGGGCGAAGTTTCCACCACCGAAACCGTAGGCGAAACCGGCCGCAACCACGCCTACATCAAGCGCTTTTATCAGGACAAAGGCCGCTACTACGTCACTGCGGACTACATCCAGTTCCTGAACGGCGAAGCGGCCATAGCCGCCGCCAGACGCAAAGGCGACGCTGAGCTGACTGTACAGAACGGTGACACTACCTATGCCATTTTCAACGATTACTACATCGTGAATGACGATGCGCGCCAGCGCACTTTTCCGCTCAGCGAGCAGGCCGTTATCACTCTCTGGGACCGTACTACCGAATTGCAGCAGACCACGATAACGCCTGCTCAATTACAGGCCAGAAACCCGGAGCTGCTCAGCGCCACGCCTTTTATCATCGAAACAAAGCAAGGCGTAGTAACCAGCCTGACGGAGCAGTATATTCCTTAAACCAGCCTAGCGGTTGTAGAGCACATCAAAGCGGCCATCTGTTAGCTCGATGGTGCGCCCGGCATTCGTCGTTTCGTCCAGGCGGCCTTCAAACGTACCGGATACGATGGATTGCACGGTATCTATTTTTGTAATAGTGATGGTAGTAGCCCCGTTGAGCAAACTCTGGTACGCAACCCCGCCGAATTCATTATCAGTGAAGGAAAGCTGATTATTTACGTGCCCGCCGTTGCTTTTTGGCACTGCCAGCCGGGCCGGATATACCCCTGGTCCCCCGAGAGAATCGACCGTAAGTACAAACGCCTGATTTAGGCGGGTGCCGGTGCGGTAGGCACTGATCTGTAAATTCAGCGTCCCATCGGGGTTGCGGTATGCGGAGGCCTCTACCTGGTTATCGGCGCAGCCGTAGATGCCGCACACCCGGCCGGCCGGTACCCACACCCCGCCAAACACCCGGAACCCCAGCGTCTCGGCGCCGGTAGTGGTAGCCGCCGGCAGCTCAGCCTTAGGGTCAGCGCCTGATTTTTTGCAGCTCTGGAAGGGCAGTGCAGCAAGCAGAACAAGGTAAGGCAGGATTTTCATAGCGGTGATTTGAACCAGGTGCCCGCTGTTCCCATACGCTACGAAGTAAACGCAGCGTATGGGAACAGCAGACGCAGGCTTTCATTTCTGCGGCCTAGCACTTTCAAAGTGCGTAAATAGTGCCAAGATGATATGAATCGCAGAAATACAGGGCCACATTAGCCCACAAACGGCTTGCGAAACTCTGGGGCCACCCGCTTCTTGGAGGCCTGCTCATAAGCATACGCCAGAGTCAGCAAGGCCGGCTCCTGATACGCGCCGGCCACAAACGACAGCCCAACCGGCAAGCCGTGGGCGTGGCCCATGGGCACGGTAATGTGCGGGTAACCAGCCATGGCGGCCGGGCCGGAAAAGCCCGGACCGGGCCAGTAGTCGCCGTTTATCAGGTCGATGCAGGGCGCGGGGGCGTTGGTAATGCCGATGATGGCAGTGAGCTTGTTGTCGCGCAGGATAGAGTCCAGGGCCTTGCGGGAGCCGTTCTGCGACTTGCTGAGGGCCGCTTTGTATTTGGGGCTATCCAGACCGTCCAGCTTCTCCGAGGCTTCCAGAATTTCCTGCTGGAAGAAAGGCATGGATTTGTCCTTGTTCTGCTTGTTGAAGGCAATAACATCGGCCAGGGTTTTCACGGGAGCCCCGGCAGTGGCCAGGTACTTGTTTACGCCGTCTTTGAACTCATACAAGAGCACGTCGTACTCGGCGGAGCCCAGCGGATCGGTCTGCTTTTGCACTTCTACTTCTACCACGGTGGCTCCCTGCGCTTTCAGGAATTCTACCGCCTCTTTCAGCAGCGCTACGGCATCGTTGGTGCCGGTCAGGTGGCTTTTCTCTACCCCAATGCGCTTGCCTTTCAGGCCGTTGGCATCCAGGAATTTGGTATAGTCGGCCTGCAGCTTGCCGGCACTTTGCTGGGTTATGGGGTCGGCGGCATCGGGGCCGGCCAGAGCGGAGAGCAGAATGGCGGCGTCGCGGACGGTGCGCGTCATGGGGCCGGCCGTGTCCTGGCTGGCAGAAATGGGGATGATGCCCGTGCGGCTGAGCAGGCCCACCGTAGGTTTAATGCCCACCAGGCCACTGCAGGAAGACGGCGACACTACGGAACCGTCGGTTTCGGTACCAATGGCTACGGCGCAGAGGTTGGCAGAGGCCGCCGCGCCCGAGCCGGCGCTGGAGCCGCTGGGGGTGCGGTCCAGAATATACGGGTTGCGGGTTTGGCCACCCACTGCGCTCCAGCCGCTGGTAGAGCGCGTGGAGCGGAAGTTGGCCCACTCGCTCAGGTTGGTTTTGCCCAGGATTACGGCCCCGGCTTCGCGCAGCTTCTTGATAATGAAGGCATCCTGC
The Hymenobacter sp. DG25B genome window above contains:
- a CDS encoding ABC-F family ATP-binding cassette domain-containing protein, which gives rise to MISISDLDFHFGSRTLYDKASLHIKPKDKIGLIGLNGRGKSTLLRILVGEYKPDGGSISMSKDVSLGFLNQDLLSYDSHEPILIVAMQAFAEALDVQKKIDEVLLEFENNYTDDLVDKLAALQERFEALGGYTMQARTEEILEGLGFTTEELQKPLKLFSGGWRMRVMLAKILLQQPSLLLLDEPTNHLDLPSIKWIENYLAGYEGAVIIVSHDREFLDRTTNTTVEVTGGKLVPYAGNYSFYLEEKEERNAIQKGAFENQQAQIKQAERFIERFKAKASKAKQAQSRVKALDKLERIEDVAGDDAKVNIKFNFTVTPGRHILRMEHVSKKYGEKIIFRDTHVHIERGDKIALIGANGKGKSTLMRLVAGSEAPTNGNHQLGHNVIMSFYAQHQLESLRIDNEILQEMVEAGSKRSEMELRSVLGSFLFTGDEVYKKIKVLSGGEKSRVALAKTLISEANFLLLDEPTNHLDMQSVNILIQALYQYQGTYIVISHDRFFVENVANKIWYIEDFQLKEYPGTYAEWEQWMEDREKAAKKAALNAPAPKAAPKPTPKADAGPAKTPSPDQKKALRELAEVEKKIEEREKELAQYEAQLADPQIYQNASQLKDTTLKFEQVKKELAQLNDRWEMLAEI
- a CDS encoding amidase, whose protein sequence is MNRRIFLRNSGLASVALSTFSLGACAPETKEKKAGAPDAADNAADSFELQEATINDLQEKMGSGQLTSRGITELYLKRIEAIDRSGPTLRSVLITNPDALKIADQMDQERKNGKVRGPLHGIPVLVKDNINTADQQPTTAGALALAGHKASQDAFIIKKLREAGAVILGKTNLSEWANFRSTRSTSGWSAVGGQTRNPYILDRTPSGSSAGSGAAASANLCAVAIGTETDGSVVSPSSCSGLVGIKPTVGLLSRTGIIPISASQDTAGPMTRTVRDAAILLSALAGPDAADPITQQSAGKLQADYTKFLDANGLKGKRIGVEKSHLTGTNDAVALLKEAVEFLKAQGATVVEVEVQKQTDPLGSAEYDVLLYEFKDGVNKYLATAGAPVKTLADVIAFNKQNKDKSMPFFQQEILEASEKLDGLDSPKYKAALSKSQNGSRKALDSILRDNKLTAIIGITNAPAPCIDLINGDYWPGPGFSGPAAMAGYPHITVPMGHAHGLPVGLSFVAGAYQEPALLTLAYAYEQASKKRVAPEFRKPFVG